The following coding sequences are from one Paenibacillus tundrae window:
- a CDS encoding 5'-methylthioadenosine/adenosylhomocysteine nucleosidase — MRETIGIIGAMDEEVELLLAGMKQLETVKQTGITYVAGEWLGKQIVVCKSGVGKVNAAVTTQILIDRFQVDRIIFTGVAGAVHPELNIGDIVISSVCVQHDMDVTPLGFERGVIPYQETSAFPADASLIALAEEACKAQGAHYRIGKVLSGDQFIASKETVNMLYTQMDGACAEMEGAAVAQVSYMNRVPFVVLRGMSDKADGSAHVNFAEFTVQSSQRSHRIVEHMLENM, encoded by the coding sequence ATGCGCGAAACAATCGGTATTATTGGTGCTATGGATGAGGAAGTAGAACTGTTACTTGCAGGTATGAAGCAATTGGAAACGGTCAAACAGACCGGAATCACCTATGTAGCAGGCGAGTGGTTAGGTAAACAAATCGTTGTCTGCAAATCGGGTGTAGGTAAAGTTAATGCGGCAGTAACTACGCAGATTCTGATTGATCGCTTCCAAGTGGACCGGATTATTTTTACAGGCGTTGCAGGTGCGGTTCATCCTGAGCTGAACATCGGAGATATCGTCATTTCTTCGGTATGCGTGCAGCATGATATGGATGTGACTCCACTTGGGTTTGAACGGGGCGTTATCCCATATCAAGAAACCTCTGCATTTCCAGCAGATGCTTCACTGATTGCACTTGCTGAAGAAGCTTGTAAGGCGCAAGGGGCTCATTACCGGATTGGCAAGGTGTTATCAGGAGATCAGTTTATTGCGAGCAAAGAAACGGTAAATATGCTCTACACCCAAATGGATGGAGCATGTGCAGAAATGGAAGGTGCGGCTGTTGCACAGGTAAGTTACATGAATCGTGTACCGTTTGTCGTTCTGAGAGGCATGTCCGATAAAGCAGATGGTTCCGCACATGTTAACTTTGCTGAATTTACAGTGCAGTCTTCCCAGCGTTCACATCGCATTGTGGAGCATATGCTGGAGAATATGTAA